A genomic stretch from Bordetella sp. N includes:
- a CDS encoding bifunctional ADP-dependent NAD(P)H-hydrate dehydratase/NAD(P)H-hydrate epimerase, with the protein MHGDTDLHALLTPEEMAGADRAAMAAGHDGVGLMEAAGLAVARAVQARWQRGSVVVLCGPGNNGGDGFVIARHLAAAGWPVTVALLGERTALRSDAAHHAALWQGDVVVLAPAVLDGVAGVVDALFGAGLSRDLAGAARATVEALAASGLPVCAVDVPSGIDGDSGQIRGAAARADFTVTFFRKKPGHLLLPGRQFCGELIVADIGIPASVLTQVPPRAHENDPALWLARFPWPRVDGHKYARGHALVVGGAVMTGAARLSASAAARVGAGLVTVAAPQSAWQVYASALTSIMVQPLAHAGALDEVLADARKNAIAIGPGAGVSAQTRRHVLAALGTGRAVVLDADAITTFAGQGDTLFEAIHGPCVMTPHEGEFGRLFPGSGSKTQRARAAAAQSGAVVLLKGPDTVIAAPDGRVVINTNAPPDLATGGSGDVLTGMITGLLAQGMTAFDAAACAAWLHGAAAHAFGPGLIAEDIPAQLPAVFRALRGQGESMPG; encoded by the coding sequence ATGCACGGTGACACGGACTTGCACGCTTTGTTGACACCCGAAGAAATGGCCGGCGCGGATCGGGCCGCGATGGCGGCGGGCCATGACGGCGTCGGCCTGATGGAAGCCGCCGGCCTGGCGGTGGCGCGGGCCGTGCAGGCGCGCTGGCAACGCGGCAGCGTGGTGGTGCTGTGCGGCCCCGGTAATAACGGCGGCGATGGCTTTGTGATTGCCCGCCATCTGGCCGCCGCCGGCTGGCCGGTGACGGTAGCCCTGCTGGGCGAGCGCACGGCCTTGCGGAGCGATGCCGCGCATCATGCGGCCTTGTGGCAAGGCGATGTGGTCGTACTGGCGCCGGCCGTGCTCGATGGCGTGGCGGGTGTGGTGGATGCCTTGTTCGGCGCCGGCCTGTCGCGCGATCTCGCCGGCGCGGCGCGCGCCACGGTGGAAGCGCTGGCGGCCAGCGGCCTGCCGGTGTGCGCGGTCGACGTCCCCAGCGGCATCGATGGCGATAGCGGCCAGATCCGTGGCGCGGCGGCGCGCGCGGATTTCACGGTGACGTTTTTCCGCAAGAAGCCGGGCCATCTGCTGCTGCCGGGGCGGCAGTTTTGCGGCGAGCTGATCGTCGCGGATATCGGCATTCCCGCCAGCGTGCTGACGCAAGTGCCGCCGCGTGCGCATGAGAATGACCCCGCCCTGTGGCTGGCGCGTTTTCCGTGGCCACGGGTCGATGGGCACAAGTATGCGCGGGGCCATGCGCTGGTGGTGGGCGGCGCCGTCATGACCGGCGCCGCGCGTCTGTCGGCGTCGGCCGCGGCGCGCGTGGGCGCGGGCCTGGTGACGGTGGCAGCGCCCCAGTCGGCCTGGCAGGTCTATGCCAGCGCGCTGACCAGCATCATGGTGCAGCCGCTGGCCCATGCGGGGGCCTTGGACGAAGTGCTGGCGGATGCGCGCAAGAACGCCATTGCCATCGGTCCTGGCGCCGGTGTCAGCGCGCAGACGCGCCGGCATGTGCTGGCGGCATTGGGCACTGGCCGCGCGGTGGTGCTGGACGCAGATGCGATCACCACCTTCGCGGGCCAGGGCGATACGTTGTTCGAGGCGATCCACGGGCCGTGCGTGATGACGCCGCATGAAGGGGAGTTCGGCCGGCTCTTTCCGGGTTCCGGCAGCAAGACCCAGCGTGCGCGGGCCGCCGCGGCGCAAAGCGGCGCCGTGGTGTTGCTGAAGGGGCCGGACACCGTTATCGCCGCGCCCGATGGCCGCGTCGTCATCAACACCAACGCGCCCCCCGATCTTGCGACCGGCGGCAGCGGCGACGTGTTGACTGGAATGATTACCGGTTTGCTGGCGCAGGGCATGACGGCGTTCGATGCGGCCGCGTGCGCCGCATGGCTGCACGGCGCGGCCGCGCATGCCTTCGGGCCGGGGCTGATCGCGGAGGACATACCGGCGCAATTGCCGGCGGTCTTCCGCGCTTTGCGTGGCCAGGGCGAGTCGATGCCGGGATAG
- a CDS encoding amidohydrolase, with protein MNWSKGTELPRTRVPADACDCHHHIYDSRYPWAPEVVLKSGDATVADYKKLQQRLGTSRNVIVQPSGYGIDNRLLVESIAAFNGKARGVAVVNARVTDAELQRLNAAGVRGIRFNLQQAGATTVDMVQPLATRIATMGWHVQINAPTDIIYKARDTWARLPCPVVFDHLGHVNSTSDPVFAMVLALMQSGQGWVKLSGFYIDTKVGPPTYEDQVAVARAYAQAVPGRCVWGSDWPHPTEQAEKGVPDDAVLLDAFARAVPSEAVRKQILVDNPTKLYFS; from the coding sequence GTGAATTGGTCCAAAGGCACGGAACTTCCACGCACCCGCGTCCCCGCGGACGCCTGCGACTGCCACCACCATATCTACGATTCGCGCTATCCCTGGGCGCCCGAGGTCGTTCTCAAGTCCGGCGACGCGACGGTGGCCGACTACAAGAAACTGCAGCAACGCCTGGGCACCAGCCGCAACGTCATCGTCCAGCCGTCCGGCTACGGCATCGACAATCGCCTGCTGGTCGAATCGATCGCCGCGTTCAACGGCAAGGCGCGCGGCGTGGCCGTGGTCAATGCGCGTGTCACGGACGCGGAACTGCAACGCCTGAACGCGGCCGGCGTGCGCGGCATCCGCTTCAATCTGCAGCAGGCCGGCGCGACCACGGTGGACATGGTCCAACCATTGGCCACCCGCATCGCCACCATGGGCTGGCATGTGCAGATCAACGCGCCGACGGACATCATCTACAAGGCACGCGACACCTGGGCACGCCTGCCCTGCCCCGTGGTGTTCGACCATCTGGGCCACGTGAACAGCACCAGCGACCCCGTCTTCGCGATGGTGTTGGCACTGATGCAGTCGGGCCAAGGCTGGGTCAAGCTCTCGGGCTTCTACATCGACACCAAGGTGGGCCCGCCCACCTACGAGGATCAGGTCGCCGTGGCGCGTGCTTATGCGCAGGCCGTGCCGGGCCGCTGCGTCTGGGGCAGCGACTGGCCCCATCCGACCGAACAGGCCGAAAAAGGCGTGCCCGACGACGCCGTGCTGCTGGACGCGTTCGCGCGCGCCGTGCCCAGCGAGGCGGTGCGCAAGCAGATCCTGGTCGATAATCCAACCAAGCTTTACTTCAGCTAG